The nucleotide window ATATTTGTGctatatttcacaaaaaaataaggagaaacaATTAGGCAATGGCCAGATACTGCCTGCACttaaatcaacaacaacaacaaaagaatactCCACAAGAAATCTTTGGTGAAGACAATTATCTCACTTATTGATGAACTCTTTCAAAGTTCTAGGCAGATAAACTTGAGACATTCACCCTATCACACAAACCAAATAAATTTTGTCCAagattagtttccatgaataaaCCCTTGTTAATGTTTCTCTCTCGGATGGACCtgcctccccactgagccccaAGAATGATGACTTGTGAAGCTATCTTCTcactatttctcatttcttctttaaggTTTTAGAGGTGAATCATCCTCTGTTCTCTGATAGAGATGTTACTAAGTAGTAGTCATGTTAACATTCTCATGATCAGTGCAATTGACCCAGGTGAAGGAAACATCCCAGGTCTGTCCTGCTTCCTTGCTAGTCCTAACCTTATGTGAACACAACCGCCTAAACCTTGCTTGACAAGTTCTCCCAGACATTTTATTAAGTCTATCATAGGTGTACAGAATGCCCAAGGAAGGCTCTAGCACATGTATATTGTCCAAGGGTCTCTGCACATTTAACCTCTCAGTTCTTCCAATTCGTTGTGAATAAGTGTGCACACTCTATGTGACAACAAATAATTAAGCTATTACCAGAGGCAAAAAGAATGAAGGGTTTGATATTTAATGGCTTGGGAACAACACAGAACTAGTAAAATAGTGGCAGGCACAGGCCAAACCATCAAGGGTCCAAGTCTGTTAGACATAGGACATTTTTTTCTACTCCTAAAGTCTGGAGAACAAAATGGTTAAGTTATAAATCAGTCAccagtttttaaagtattttgaaccTGTTGGATTTATTTAATATCCAACTGTATGATCTTATCTTGTACTAGCAAACTGTattttcccaagatttttttttacttcagttctATCTAAATTAAGATAATCTACAGACTAGCTCTTCTAGGCTTTGGCTCAAATGTTATAAACTCTGTCTGAGGGTGAGATTCTATTGATTAGTGTCTATGGACTTTGTTCATCTCAGAGGTCTTAATTAGTTCAATTAGGCTGATATCCACAGCCCCCTGTTATTACCACTAACTGAGGAAGGTTCCAACATGATACTGATTTGTTCTTAGACAAATCCAGTACCAGCAACATAGGCGGTGAGTAGGGTTCCAAGCCTTCAAGATGTGGCAAGAAAGCCTATGGACCCACGGTGTACTCTGGAGAGGTGGAGAGATGCTTGTGAGTGGGGCAGGTATGCTCAGAATACAGTTGGTTAGAATACAAGTGATTTGAGTCCAGGGCTTGCCTGTGTGAACCATCACAGCATTCTAGGGTAGCCATTGCTCAGGCAACTGCAGAAAAGCTCTAAGTTGGGCAGCTTTGCTGGAACGAGGTTCTCCTTCGGCATTCCttccacacacacagccacagtGCTTCACGTGAAAACAAGTTATGACCCCACCCTTACACCACAGAAGCCATCACAGCAAGATGGTTGTGGAGGTCCTCTGGAAGATGGAAAATCAAAAAGTTTCTGGGTTTCGAATTGAGTGGTCTTAAGTCTCATTTCCTGGGTTCAGCTGCATCTTCATGTATTTCACGAGTGCTTCTCTACTAATTTCTTCCTTTGGTTGCTGGGTTTCTGGATAGTTAACCCATCTCCTGCCTCCATTTTTGTTCAATAGCAATTCTCGCTTTTTTACTTGGATCTTGGGGTAGAATTGTAAATCAGGTGTGCCAGTCTAGGCCTGATCATTACATTGTCAAATTGCTCTCCCAAATCGTGTGaacaaaaatgaatggaaaatttcGTTTTACAAATCTTACTTTTATACTTGGCCCATGGCTGAGCACTAAGGAGGCCGAGAGTACGGATGGCAGCGAGGGGTCAATCCACGCCCCGCGTTGGGTCGGCGGTGGAGGAGTCGGAAGTGGTTGGGGTTTGGGGGAGGAGATCCGCTCACACACAGGAGGAGAGGGTTGATCCGCCAtatctgctgctgctgccgcaGTTGCGAATGCAGTGTTGGGAGTTAGCTGCCGCGGCGCTGCCACTAAGGTTCGTGTAGCTCCCCCTTGGCCCTTCACTCTAGCAGCCTTACCCCCCTGCAGCGTAGCGCGCTCTTTCTGGCGTGTTAACCCCGCTCCCTCCCCGCCGCCCATCAGGTCCTCAGACCATGGATcccggcagcagcagcagcgactCGGCGCCCGACTGCTGGGACCAGGTGGACATGGAAGCCCCGGGTTCGGCCCCGAGCGGAGACCGAGCTTCCTCGGTGGTGGCCGAGGCTCAGCGGGAGCATCTCAGCTCGGCCTTCAGCCGTCAGCTCAACGTCAACGCCAAACCCTTCGTGCCTAACGTACACGCCGCGGAGTTCGTGCCGTCCTTTCTGCGGGGCCCGGCTCAGCCGCAGACCCCCGCGGCCGACATCACCAGCATCGATGAAACCTGCACCGACGCAGGCGACCCTCAAGGTAAAAGGCTGGGACGGGGGGCACCTGTGGAACATTCCAAAGAGGAACAGTTAGTGTTGCGTGAAGGTTCCAATTCAGCCGTTACCATGGAACTTTCAGAACCTGTTGTAGAAAATGGAGAGGTGGAGATGATCCTAGAAGAGTCATGGGAGCACGATAAAGAAGTAAGTGAAGCTGAACCAGGGGGTAGTTCCTTGGGAGATTCGGGTCCCCCAGAAGAAAGTGGCCAGGAAATgatggagaaagaggaagtgagaaaATCTAAATCTGTGATGGTGCCCTCAGGTGCTCCTAAAAAAGAACACGTAAATGTGGTATTCATTGGGCACGTAGATGCTGGAAAGTCAACCATTGGAGGACAAATAATGTTTTTGACAGGAATGGTTGACAAAAGGACACTTGAGAAATATGAGagagaagctaaagaaaaaaacagagaaacttGGTATTTGTCCTGGGCCTTAGATACAAACCAGGAAGAACGAGACAAGGGTAAAACAGTAGAAGTGGGTCGTGCCTattttgaaacagaaaagaaacatttcaccATTTTAGATGCTCCTGGCCACAAGAGTTTTGTCCCAAATATGATCGGTGGTGCTTCTCAAGCTGATCTGGCTGTACTGGTGATTTCTGCCAGGAAAGGAGAATTTGAAACTGGATTTGAGAAAGGTGGACAGACAAGAGAACATGCGATGTTGGCAAAAACAGCAGGTGTAAAACATTTAGTAGTGCTTATTAATAAGATGGATGACCCCACAGTTAATTGGAGCAGCGAGAGATAtgaagaatgtaaagaaaaactgGTGCCCTTTTTGAAAAAAGTTGGCTTTAGTCCCAAAAAGGACATCCACTTTATGCCCTGCTCAGGGCTTACTGGGGCAAATATTAAAGAGCAATCTGATTTTTGCCCATGGTACACTGGATTACCATTTATTCCGTATTTGGATAATATGCCAAACTTCAACAGATCAATTGATGGACCAATTAGGCTGCCAATTGTGGATAAGTACAAGGATATGGGCACTGTGGTCCTGGGAAAGCTGGAATCAGGA belongs to Canis lupus familiaris isolate Mischka breed German Shepherd chromosome X, alternate assembly UU_Cfam_GSD_1.0, whole genome shotgun sequence and includes:
- the GSPT2 gene encoding eukaryotic peptide chain release factor GTP-binding subunit ERF3B isoform X1 yields the protein MDPGSSSSDSAPDCWDQVDMEAPGSAPSGDRASSVVAEAQREHLSSAFSRQLNVNAKPFVPNVHAAEFVPSFLRGPAQPQTPAADITSIDETCTDAGDPQGKRLGRGAPVEHSKEEQLVLREGSNSAVTMELSEPVVENGEVEMILEESWEHDKEVSEAEPGGSSLGDSGPPEESGQEMMEKEEVRKSKSVMVPSGAPKKEHVNVVFIGHVDAGKSTIGGQIMFLTGMVDKRTLEKYEREAKEKNRETWYLSWALDTNQEERDKGKTVEVGRAYFETEKKHFTILDAPGHKSFVPNMIGGASQADLAVLVISARKGEFETGFEKGGQTREHAMLAKTAGVKHLVVLINKMDDPTVNWSSERYEECKEKLVPFLKKVGFSPKKDIHFMPCSGLTGANIKEQSDFCPWYTGLPFIPYLDNMPNFNRSIDGPIRLPIVDKYKDMGTVVLGKLESGSIFKGQQLVMMPNKHNVEVLGILSDDAETDYVAPGENLKIRLKGIEEEEILPGFILCDPNNLCHSGRTFDVQIVIIEHKSIICPGYNAVLHIHTCIEEVEITALISLVDKKSGEKSKTRPRFVKQDQVCIARLRTAGTICLETFKDFPQMGRFTLRDEGKTIAIGKVLKLVPEKD
- the GSPT2 gene encoding eukaryotic peptide chain release factor GTP-binding subunit ERF3B isoform X2, with product MDPGSSSSDSAPDCWDQVDMEAPGSAPSGDRASSVVAEAQREHLSSAFSRQLNVNAKPFVPNVHAAEFVPSFLRGPAQPQTPAADITSIDETCTDAGDPQGKRLGRGAPVEHSKEEQLVLREGSNSAVTMELSEPVVENGEVEMILEESWEHDKEVSEAEPGGSSLGDSGPPEESGQEMMEKEEVRKSKSVMVPSGAPKKEHVNVVFIGHVDAGKSTIGGQIMFLTGMVDKRTLEKYEREAKEKNRETWYLSWALDTNQEERDKGKTVEVGRAYFETEKKHFTILDAPGHKSFVPNMIGGASQADLAVLVISARKGEFETGFEKGGQTREHAMLAKTAGVKHLVVLINKMDDPTVNWSSERYEECKEKLVPFLKKVGFSPKKDIHFMPCSGLTGANIKEQSDFCPWYTGLPFIPYLDNMPNFNRSIDGPIRLPIVDKYKDMGTVVLGKLESGSIFKGQQLVMMPNKHNVEVLGILSDDAETDYVAPGENLKIRLKGIEEEEILPGFILCDPNNLCHSGRTFDVQIVIIEHKSIICPGYNAVLHIHTCIEEVEITALISLVDKKSGEKSKTRPRFVKQDQVCIARLRTAGTICLETFKDFPQMGRFTLRDEG